The following proteins are encoded in a genomic region of Dehalococcoidia bacterium:
- a CDS encoding 4-hydroxyphenylacetate 3-hydroxylase N-terminal domain-containing protein, translating to MALRTREEYIESLRRQEPRVYLGGEQIENIVDHPAFRVGINSAAVTYELGQDPQYRELATVMSPIINEDISRWTHVILPIAGSLADRGIKPSLDLCNNFKEVCHGHGWHGLSA from the coding sequence ATGGCACTACGGACTCGGGAGGAGTATATTGAGAGCCTGAGGAGGCAGGAACCCAGGGTCTACCTGGGGGGAGAACAGATCGAAAACATTGTGGATCACCCCGCATTCAGGGTTGGGATAAACTCGGCGGCGGTAACCTACGAGCTTGGGCAGGATCCACAATACCGAGAACTGGCAACGGTGATGTCTCCCATTATCAACGAGGATATCAGCCGCTGGACCCACGTTATCTTACCAATCGCAGGAAGCCTGGCTGACCGAGGGATTAAACCTTCTTTAGATCTCTGCAACAACTTTAAAGAAGTCTGTCACGGGCATGGCTGGCATGGTTTGAGTGCTTAA
- a CDS encoding NAD(P)/FAD-dependent oxidoreductase, which yields MAAPKYDIIVVGAGPGGCASAALLQKWGVKTLLLDKNDRVGGKSLNMNKDGFTYELWPVLATPMLNTKFQEVATELGVEIKMSELVPAAKGGGFLYRPAKSKKYESFILVPPFMIPERLSKEETEEVNRLFSDMAALTPAEMDALDNVNFHDFLTRHNVSQSVYSYLAVMVNILFVEPIDLVAASEMAKTMNDFTTKLGSAYFIGGQAQLFETFMKAFKRDGGELRLRTRVERIIVENGRVQGVYTDKGTFKAPIVVSNAGIQPTVLKLVGEEHFDKSYANHIRELVPSLGLMGSRYFLNKVVFEDSAYIIYSDDSWWNMERYVKAKAGEIPKDMLIIVFNPSGFDPKLAPKGKQVVLTATLCPADPKMKNMKGWLDALDEQVTRFNPELRKHIIRREDYTTADVSRVTRDSVVPGQGGECIGLGQIVGQCGSRKPSPNAPIQGLFYVGVDSGGYGVGIHHATESAVNVAPIVLRYHQTH from the coding sequence ATGGCAGCTCCAAAATATGACATCATCGTAGTGGGAGCCGGACCCGGAGGCTGTGCCTCTGCCGCCCTGCTGCAGAAGTGGGGCGTGAAGACCCTGCTGCTGGATAAGAACGACCGGGTGGGCGGTAAATCGCTAAACATGAATAAAGACGGTTTTACCTATGAGCTCTGGCCGGTGCTGGCAACACCGATGCTCAACACCAAGTTCCAGGAGGTGGCAACCGAGTTGGGGGTGGAGATTAAAATGTCTGAACTGGTGCCCGCCGCTAAGGGTGGCGGCTTCCTATACCGCCCCGCCAAATCAAAGAAATACGAGAGCTTCATACTTGTACCTCCCTTCATGATTCCCGAAAGGCTCTCCAAGGAGGAAACGGAGGAGGTCAATCGTCTTTTCAGTGACATGGCTGCCCTTACTCCCGCGGAGATGGATGCCCTTGATAATGTCAACTTCCACGATTTCCTCACCCGCCATAATGTATCCCAGTCCGTGTATAGCTACCTGGCGGTAATGGTCAATATCCTCTTCGTGGAGCCTATCGACTTAGTTGCCGCTTCGGAGATGGCCAAGACAATGAACGACTTTACCACCAAGCTGGGCTCGGCCTATTTCATCGGCGGTCAGGCTCAGTTATTTGAAACTTTCATGAAAGCGTTTAAACGCGACGGGGGTGAACTGCGCCTGCGCACCAGGGTGGAGCGAATCATTGTCGAAAACGGCCGGGTTCAGGGGGTATACACCGATAAAGGCACATTTAAGGCGCCAATCGTTGTAAGCAACGCTGGTATCCAGCCTACTGTACTCAAGCTGGTGGGGGAGGAGCACTTCGACAAGAGCTACGCCAACCACATCAGGGAGCTGGTTCCGTCGCTGGGACTTATGGGTAGCCGTTACTTCTTAAACAAGGTAGTATTTGAAGATAGTGCTTATATCATCTACTCTGACGACAGCTGGTGGAATATGGAACGCTACGTGAAAGCCAAGGCGGGTGAGATCCCCAAGGATATGCTCATAATTGTCTTCAACCCATCGGGCTTCGACCCCAAACTCGCACCCAAGGGCAAGCAAGTAGTGTTGACTGCAACACTATGCCCAGCCGACCCCAAAATGAAAAACATGAAGGGGTGGCTGGACGCGCTGGATGAACAGGTAACCAGGTTCAATCCAGAGCTCCGCAAACACATAATACGCCGCGAGGACTACACCACTGCCGACGTTAGCCGGGTCACCCGGGACAGCGTAGTCCCCGGTCAGGGTGGTGAGTGCATCGGTCTCGGTCAGATTGTGGGCCAATGCGGCAGCCGCAAACCATCGCCCAATGCGCCGATACAGGGTCTGTTTTACGTCGGCGTTGACTCTGGCGGCTACGGGGTGGGAATACACCATGCAACAGAATCCGCCGTTAACGTAGCGCCTATTGTGCTGAGATACCACCAGACGCATTAA
- a CDS encoding ATP-binding protein, whose product MTNIGFPITIDFERLLRTLSKEIYDTPMAFLRENAQNAVDAIRVHQAENPGFSEGRVTVSVDEKLVTITDNGVGMSLKDQQEFFWRIGASGKNTPEARKAGCIGTFGIGGFANFGVCNRLVVTSKREGYPGYRTSLQRSDFGESTPTVTSEPCEDSGPHGTIVEAELMNPGDPRQLKDYLKSFVRYVPELVTFNKENISGAQFMSEERIGDLQMVMAEPMQLSLSPDSRIQVRFYRDDAGTIHVVIGEPGDSGVNAGCRGWLRLISGTLEALKKGFKLCNTTVPSHIGISGRLDMINFVPTAGRDSLSPESQQLLSTLAKAIESQAIEIILDSTDLLSQHTRILRQVIAEGLTERLGRLDVNLADGTKTTLGELRARHKSGSSIYFGSQVQRELLDVLQASGNVIVLLSSEVNRKRAETDYLSSYCNATSYEGLVTIKEKYNDLSSFEVDFLANLEAVIKFRYEVTDFTLIPAKITGGVPAYMQGRKGSQTRIYVDVRHQEITRLHTLEGSSFLYSIVNEFCKEYLASALRTKSPKFFGSGAIDFDELIKKRAELWKLAESDILTFVHENQGGAVESDTLDRSRNLTGIRDVLSHSDVATVEVGEEKPEQVQGDRGDQGENEPSEGAGAPKILKLIDKSGLLGIDGFYIKLMDGPAKAFGDDIQAMEESSIFWFGNRITYAFTDTKSIVFHYELRLQQIISAKSGNEEDEAKGVAQLKNPIQEYQSSMYFRIPEVLERYLVPTVGIEILVRVNYDWFDLQRGKAWLW is encoded by the coding sequence ATGACCAATATAGGATTCCCGATAACAATCGATTTTGAGAGACTGCTCAGAACACTATCCAAGGAAATCTACGACACTCCAATGGCCTTTCTCCGAGAGAACGCACAGAATGCTGTGGATGCCATAAGGGTGCACCAAGCTGAGAATCCCGGTTTCTCCGAAGGGCGCGTGACTGTGAGCGTGGACGAGAAGTTAGTGACGATAACGGATAACGGGGTGGGCATGTCTCTGAAAGATCAACAAGAGTTCTTCTGGCGCATTGGAGCAAGTGGGAAGAACACGCCGGAGGCAAGAAAAGCAGGGTGCATAGGTACCTTTGGGATAGGTGGATTCGCAAATTTCGGTGTATGCAATCGCCTTGTTGTCACATCCAAGAGAGAAGGGTATCCAGGTTACCGTACGAGTCTGCAAAGGTCCGATTTTGGTGAATCCACACCAACCGTGACCAGCGAACCATGCGAAGACTCAGGGCCGCATGGCACAATTGTGGAGGCTGAGTTGATGAATCCTGGTGACCCCCGGCAGTTGAAGGATTATTTAAAGAGCTTCGTGAGGTATGTGCCAGAACTCGTAACCTTCAATAAGGAGAACATTTCAGGAGCCCAGTTTATGTCTGAAGAGAGGATAGGCGATTTGCAGATGGTAATGGCTGAACCGATGCAGCTCAGTCTGTCGCCCGATTCCAGGATACAGGTGAGATTCTATAGGGATGATGCAGGGACTATTCACGTGGTAATTGGGGAACCGGGTGACAGTGGTGTGAACGCTGGATGTCGCGGATGGCTCAGACTCATTAGTGGTACTCTAGAGGCCCTCAAGAAAGGATTCAAATTATGCAACACCACTGTGCCCAGCCATATTGGAATATCTGGACGTTTGGATATGATCAACTTTGTTCCCACAGCAGGAAGAGATTCCCTTTCTCCTGAATCCCAGCAGCTATTAAGCACGTTGGCAAAAGCAATTGAAAGTCAGGCCATTGAGATCATTCTGGACTCAACTGATCTACTATCTCAACACACACGCATATTGCGACAAGTTATCGCAGAAGGTTTAACCGAGCGTCTTGGAAGGCTTGATGTTAACCTCGCTGATGGCACGAAGACTACGCTCGGTGAGCTTAGAGCGAGGCATAAATCCGGAAGCAGCATCTACTTCGGTTCACAAGTGCAGCGGGAGCTCTTGGATGTACTTCAAGCCAGCGGAAACGTGATTGTGCTCCTCTCTTCAGAGGTCAATAGGAAAAGAGCAGAAACTGACTATCTCTCATCCTACTGCAACGCGACAAGCTACGAAGGACTTGTCACAATTAAGGAGAAATATAATGACCTATCATCGTTCGAGGTTGATTTCCTTGCCAATCTGGAGGCGGTTATTAAGTTCCGCTATGAAGTGACCGATTTTACCTTGATACCTGCAAAAATTACTGGGGGAGTCCCTGCGTACATGCAGGGAAGAAAGGGTTCACAGACTAGAATCTATGTAGACGTTCGGCATCAAGAAATCACTCGACTGCACACACTGGAGGGTTCATCTTTCCTGTACTCGATCGTGAACGAGTTCTGCAAAGAATACCTTGCGAGCGCGCTCAGAACAAAAAGCCCCAAGTTCTTTGGAAGTGGTGCCATCGATTTTGACGAGCTAATTAAAAAACGTGCTGAATTGTGGAAACTTGCAGAGAGCGATATTCTGACATTCGTCCACGAGAATCAAGGTGGTGCTGTTGAGTCTGATACCCTCGACAGGAGTAGGAATCTAACAGGTATCAGGGATGTTCTCAGCCATTCCGACGTGGCTACTGTTGAAGTGGGTGAGGAGAAACCTGAGCAGGTGCAAGGAGACCGAGGAGACCAAGGAGAGAATGAGCCATCCGAAGGTGCAGGTGCTCCAAAAATACTCAAGCTTATTGATAAGTCAGGATTACTGGGCATTGATGGTTTCTATATCAAACTGATGGATGGCCCCGCAAAGGCGTTCGGCGATGATATTCAGGCAATGGAAGAGTCTTCTATTTTCTGGTTCGGCAACCGGATAACGTACGCTTTCACTGACACGAAGAGCATTGTGTTCCACTATGAACTACGGCTGCAGCAAATCATTTCGGCCAAATCGGGTAACGAAGAGGACGAGGCAAAAGGAGTTGCCCAACTGAAAAATCCAATACAGGAATACCAGAGTTCGATGTATTTCAGGATACCGGAAGTACTGGAGCGATATCTCGTCCCAACTGTTGGCATTGAGATTCTGGTTCGCGTCAATTATGACTGGTTCGATCTTCAAAGAGGAAAGGCTTGGCTGTGGTGA
- a CDS encoding 3-oxoacid CoA-transferase subunit A: MPINKIVASFDEAVADIQDGATIMVGGFGTVASCPSLLMEALDRKGVKNLTTISNTTGFGSGVWKLMGYKFAEDMDILVRNGRIKKSIASAPVSAIFENNFEKLLRAGKVELEMVPQGTLAERIRANKAGLGGIYTPVGVGTVVEEGKETKIINGKKYILELPLEADFALIKAHKADRWGNLVYRGSSRTFNETMAGAARVTIAEVDEIVELGELDPEEIVTPSVYVDRVVCRPKEYGGEEEEIDVEAKASHDKFLKRGSA, encoded by the coding sequence ATGCCGATAAACAAGATAGTCGCCAGCTTCGATGAAGCGGTGGCCGATATACAAGACGGTGCCACTATAATGGTGGGCGGCTTCGGCACGGTGGCCAGCTGTCCCAGCCTGCTTATGGAAGCACTTGACAGAAAGGGCGTGAAGAACCTCACCACCATATCAAATACCACAGGTTTCGGATCCGGCGTGTGGAAGCTAATGGGTTATAAATTCGCTGAAGATATGGATATCCTGGTAAGGAACGGCCGTATAAAGAAGTCTATCGCCTCAGCTCCAGTGAGCGCCATCTTTGAAAACAACTTCGAGAAACTGCTACGGGCAGGAAAAGTAGAACTGGAAATGGTCCCCCAGGGGACACTGGCAGAACGTATCAGGGCAAACAAGGCCGGGTTGGGTGGCATATATACACCGGTGGGAGTGGGAACAGTTGTAGAGGAGGGAAAAGAGACTAAGATTATCAATGGCAAGAAGTATATACTGGAACTTCCTCTAGAAGCTGATTTCGCCCTGATTAAGGCGCATAAAGCGGACCGTTGGGGTAATCTGGTATATCGAGGGAGCTCGAGGACCTTCAATGAGACTATGGCAGGTGCCGCCAGGGTAACAATAGCCGAGGTTGATGAGATTGTAGAACTTGGTGAGCTTGACCCAGAGGAAATCGTCACACCGAGTGTATATGTTGATAGGGTAGTGTGTCGCCCCAAAGAATACGGCGGTGAAGAGGAGGAGATCGACGTGGAAGCCAAGGCCTCACATGACAAGTTCCTGAAACGGGGGAGCGCATAA
- a CDS encoding GYD domain-containing protein — protein MANYVVLMKITPEGAKNLKDAPKRLAKYNEILAAEGAKITAAYSTLGQYDFVALIEGPEDFAKVAKCSAAISMMGALSTQTMPAMPVTDFFKVVAEI, from the coding sequence ATGGCAAACTATGTTGTACTGATGAAGATTACTCCCGAAGGTGCCAAGAATCTCAAGGATGCTCCAAAAAGGTTGGCCAAATACAACGAGATCCTGGCCGCTGAAGGGGCGAAGATCACTGCAGCTTATTCCACACTGGGGCAATACGACTTTGTCGCCTTAATCGAAGGCCCTGAGGACTTCGCTAAAGTAGCCAAATGCTCTGCGGCTATATCCATGATGGGAGCGTTAAGCACTCAAACCATGCCAGCCATGCCCGTGACAGACTTCTTTAAAGTTGTTGCAGAGATCTAA
- a CDS encoding EthD domain-containing protein: protein MAKYIFLVRSPEKLELQMFSSQIFDKLVHGLLELEPQKLKISLTEYKKPRFTILPLKATAVALVSIWGELDGDIERWQAEMTSTGGRVTGYRVTESTPVAYEKDWEDGNASPGMVLLTLMKKNAKLSYEQFMDEWFGHHTPMALRIHPLWNYTRNVVESVVIEDSPPFDGIVEEHFRSLGDITNPARFFGGAFRMLPNILKVYRHTNKFMKISATENYLLTEYHIRS from the coding sequence ATGGCAAAATATATATTTTTAGTTAGAAGTCCTGAGAAGCTAGAACTACAAATGTTCAGTTCGCAGATATTCGATAAACTTGTGCATGGATTGCTTGAGCTTGAGCCACAAAAACTCAAGATCAGCCTTACCGAGTATAAAAAACCGAGGTTCACTATCCTACCGCTGAAGGCAACCGCAGTGGCTCTAGTATCGATCTGGGGTGAATTAGATGGGGATATCGAGCGCTGGCAGGCGGAGATGACTAGCACTGGCGGGAGAGTGACGGGATATCGTGTCACCGAGTCAACGCCGGTTGCCTATGAAAAGGATTGGGAAGACGGCAACGCCTCGCCGGGTATGGTGCTACTCACACTCATGAAAAAGAATGCCAAACTGAGCTACGAGCAATTCATGGATGAGTGGTTTGGACACCACACCCCGATGGCACTAAGGATTCACCCTCTGTGGAACTACACCCGCAACGTAGTGGAGTCAGTCGTTATCGAGGATTCTCCCCCTTTCGATGGCATCGTAGAGGAACATTTCCGCAGCCTCGGAGACATCACTAACCCGGCGCGCTTTTTTGGGGGAGCATTCAGGATGCTTCCCAACATACTCAAGGTGTACCGACATACCAACAAGTTCATGAAAATATCCGCCACCGAGAACTACCTGCTTACGGAGTATCATATCCGCAGCTAG
- a CDS encoding NAD(P)/FAD-dependent oxidoreductase — protein sequence MQENYDVVIIGAGPNGLTAACYLSKAGQKVLLLEKRIEVGGGLATEEITLPDFFHNTHAIYHLMVDYAPPLVDFEVESRYGLQFIRPELQFALPLPDGRSLCLYTDVEKTCQSIAQFSQKDADSYRDMSQRFYNVTNDFIGPATYCPPMPPLEQTIQLEESGEVGKEINKYVEMTPEEIIDEHFENDIVKTLMLYVGCHWGLDYDASGASFMVPMLINRATNYRLCQGGSHRLSNALTKFMLEYGGEILTNAQIKRIIVDNDTAKGVEMEDGTTYIANKAVISTIDPHQTFLQLVGENNLEPNFVEKVTGWEWEHWSLNHLHLALEEPPQFTAAANNPDLNKAFVYVLGYESTDQLKKHWNEMREGKLSDTPAFNCCFPSIHDPYQAPPNRCSGLISQMAPYNLDGNKNKWLSMKFKEECAEKQIAVLQKYAPNMTRDKVMWWNMTTPADIENKFANMVHGSYKQGAYVVLQMGYLRPNDECSGNTSPIKNLYLGGASSYPGGLVTFGPGVCVSDKVAEDCGIEKWWPVPESVAAARAKGMPL from the coding sequence ATGCAGGAGAATTACGACGTAGTAATCATCGGGGCTGGCCCTAACGGGTTAACAGCTGCTTGCTACCTGAGCAAGGCGGGCCAGAAGGTCTTACTGCTGGAGAAGAGGATTGAAGTAGGTGGCGGGCTGGCAACAGAGGAGATAACGCTGCCGGACTTTTTTCACAACACCCACGCCATCTACCACCTGATGGTGGATTATGCCCCTCCCCTGGTGGACTTCGAGGTAGAGTCACGATATGGCCTCCAGTTCATCCGCCCCGAACTCCAGTTCGCCCTGCCGCTCCCTGATGGCAGAAGCTTGTGCCTCTACACGGACGTTGAGAAGACCTGCCAGTCGATAGCCCAGTTCTCGCAAAAGGATGCTGACAGCTACCGCGATATGAGCCAGCGGTTCTACAACGTTACTAATGACTTCATCGGTCCAGCCACCTATTGTCCACCAATGCCGCCGCTGGAGCAAACCATACAGCTGGAAGAGAGCGGCGAGGTGGGCAAGGAGATCAATAAATACGTCGAGATGACCCCCGAGGAGATCATCGATGAGCATTTCGAGAACGACATCGTTAAAACGCTGATGCTCTATGTCGGCTGCCACTGGGGCCTCGATTATGACGCCTCCGGGGCAAGCTTCATGGTACCCATGCTCATCAACCGCGCCACCAATTACAGGCTCTGCCAGGGAGGGTCTCACCGCCTGTCCAACGCCTTGACCAAGTTCATGCTGGAGTATGGTGGGGAGATCCTCACCAATGCCCAGATCAAGCGTATTATCGTAGACAACGATACGGCCAAGGGTGTAGAGATGGAGGACGGCACCACCTACATAGCCAACAAGGCGGTAATCAGCACCATCGACCCACACCAGACATTCCTACAGCTTGTCGGCGAAAACAACTTGGAGCCAAACTTCGTGGAAAAAGTTACCGGGTGGGAGTGGGAGCACTGGAGCCTGAACCACCTGCACCTGGCTCTCGAGGAGCCACCACAGTTCACTGCGGCGGCAAACAACCCGGACCTGAACAAGGCCTTCGTCTACGTCCTGGGCTACGAAAGCACCGATCAACTAAAAAAGCACTGGAATGAGATGCGCGAGGGGAAATTGTCTGATACCCCCGCCTTCAACTGCTGCTTCCCCAGCATCCACGATCCATACCAGGCGCCACCGAACCGCTGCTCGGGTCTCATCTCGCAGATGGCCCCGTACAATCTCGATGGGAACAAGAACAAGTGGTTGAGCATGAAGTTCAAAGAGGAGTGTGCCGAGAAGCAGATTGCGGTGCTGCAGAAATATGCCCCGAATATGACGCGGGACAAGGTGATGTGGTGGAATATGACCACCCCTGCCGACATCGAGAACAAGTTTGCCAATATGGTTCATGGATCATATAAGCAGGGAGCCTACGTTGTCTTGCAGATGGGTTACCTGAGACCCAATGATGAGTGCTCGGGCAATACGTCGCCGATAAAGAACCTCTATCTAGGAGGAGCATCCAGCTACCCCGGCGGCCTGGTCACCTTCGGGCCGGGAGTTTGCGTCTCTGATAAGGTAGCCGAGGACTGCGGGATCGAGAAATGGTGGCCAGTACCCGAAAGCGTGGCCGCTGCCCGTGCCAAGGGTATGCCACTATAA
- a CDS encoding 3-oxoacid CoA-transferase subunit B, whose product MEEKFKLDRQTIALRAAKEFQDGDSVNLGIGIPVLCANYIPAGREVLFQSENGILGFGEVTAPGEGDPDLLNASGQTVHPRPGMSCFGHAESFTMIRGGHLDVSVMGGFQVSEKGDLANYMVPERKIGVIGGAMDLAYGAKRKIILMNHVTKTGEPRILKKCTYPLTTLECVNLVITDIAVIEVTDKGMVLKEVAPGWTPEEVQSLTEPKLIVDPDCHEIELM is encoded by the coding sequence ATGGAAGAAAAATTCAAATTGGACCGACAGACCATAGCCCTTCGAGCAGCCAAGGAATTTCAGGATGGAGATTCCGTCAACCTCGGTATCGGGATACCGGTTTTATGCGCAAACTACATTCCTGCCGGTAGAGAGGTACTGTTCCAATCCGAGAACGGTATACTTGGCTTCGGTGAGGTAACCGCCCCCGGCGAAGGCGATCCAGACTTGCTCAATGCCAGCGGGCAAACAGTACACCCCAGACCGGGAATGAGCTGCTTCGGCCATGCGGAATCATTCACCATGATCCGAGGGGGTCATTTAGACGTCAGCGTCATGGGGGGCTTTCAGGTCTCTGAGAAGGGCGATCTGGCTAACTATATGGTCCCGGAAAGGAAGATCGGGGTAATCGGTGGCGCTATGGATCTGGCCTATGGAGCTAAAAGAAAGATAATTTTAATGAACCACGTCACCAAAACAGGTGAACCACGGATTTTAAAGAAATGCACTTATCCCTTAACTACGCTCGAGTGCGTCAACCTGGTGATAACCGACATCGCCGTTATCGAGGTGACCGATAAGGGGATGGTACTTAAAGAAGTGGCCCCGGGATGGACTCCGGAGGAAGTGCAGAGCCTGACCGAGCCGAAGCTTATAGTCGACCCTGACTGCCATGAGATCGAATTAATGTAG